A window from Hymenobacter volaticus encodes these proteins:
- a CDS encoding acyl-ACP desaturase produces MIATVTSRSEVLKHIEPFLRNNLGTFLKSVEDSWQPSDFLPDSRLDTFFDEVKLLRERAGELSYDLLAVLIGDTITEEALPNYEAWFHELDDLDRDRDNGWAQWIRGWTAEENRHGDLLNRYLYLSGRVNMREFEASTQHLIADGFDLGTAHDPYRAFVYTSYQEAATNLSHRRVGTLARKAGDASLSKLCGMIAGDEARHARVYQTFVEKIFEVDPSEMMLAFEDMMRKKIVMPAHYMRELGVEMGKTFGHFTDAAQRLGVYTSQDYTDILEGLITTWKVDQATGLNSAAEKARDYIMALPNRLRRVADRMPVPKLEYKFKWIE; encoded by the coding sequence ATGATTGCGACCGTCACTTCCCGCAGCGAGGTTCTCAAGCACATCGAACCATTTCTTCGCAACAATCTCGGTACGTTTCTGAAGAGCGTCGAGGATAGCTGGCAGCCTTCTGATTTTCTGCCCGATTCGCGGCTCGATACTTTCTTCGATGAAGTGAAGCTGCTTCGCGAGCGAGCCGGTGAGCTTAGCTACGATTTGTTGGCCGTGCTTATCGGGGATACCATTACCGAAGAGGCCCTGCCCAACTACGAGGCCTGGTTTCATGAGCTTGATGACCTAGACCGTGACCGTGACAACGGCTGGGCCCAGTGGATTCGGGGCTGGACGGCCGAGGAAAACCGCCACGGCGACTTGCTTAACCGTTACCTCTACCTCAGCGGACGCGTAAACATGCGCGAGTTCGAGGCCAGCACGCAGCACCTCATTGCCGACGGCTTCGACCTCGGCACCGCCCACGACCCGTACCGGGCATTTGTGTACACTAGCTACCAAGAAGCGGCCACCAACCTCTCGCACCGCCGCGTAGGTACCCTGGCCCGCAAGGCCGGCGACGCTTCGTTGTCTAAGCTTTGCGGCATGATTGCCGGCGACGAAGCCCGCCACGCCCGCGTGTACCAGACGTTTGTAGAAAAGATCTTCGAAGTAGACCCGTCGGAAATGATGCTGGCCTTCGAGGACATGATGCGCAAGAAAATTGTAATGCCTGCTCACTACATGCGGGAATTAGGCGTCGAGATGGGCAAAACCTTTGGGCACTTCACCGATGCCGCGCAGCGTCTTGGCGTGTATACCAGCCAAGACTACACCGACATTCTGGAAGGCTTAATCACTACCTGGAAAGTCGACCAAGCAACTGGGCTCAACAGCGCCGCCGAAAAAGCTCGTGATTACATCATGGCCCTACCCAACCGTCTGCGCCGCGTTGCCGACCGAATGCCGGTGCCGAAGTTGGAGTACAAATTCAAGTGGATCGAGTAG
- a CDS encoding PliI family lysozyme inhibitor of I-type lysozyme: MKAPVVSLLLVSLMACDAPRATEASDPATLRATATPIATATPVSFRKELREGAHRFVLQTTGEGTQRQMELRVEKNGRELVTNTQTVEGTVEDAVVTNLNNDDSPELLVFIADAGSGSYGQLLGYEFNDQGRRALSLPELSGAAAKGYQGHDTFKVEGQEVVRTFPIFLDADPNCCPSGGQRSVLYKLPTGSTVFQQVNYRNQTR; encoded by the coding sequence ATGAAAGCGCCTGTTGTTTCACTGCTTCTGGTTTCACTGATGGCCTGCGATGCTCCCCGAGCTACCGAGGCGTCGGACCCGGCTACTTTGCGCGCAACGGCCACCCCTATTGCTACAGCTACTCCAGTCAGCTTTCGGAAGGAACTGCGCGAAGGCGCCCACCGATTTGTGCTGCAAACTACAGGCGAAGGCACGCAGCGCCAAATGGAGTTACGAGTTGAAAAAAACGGTCGGGAGCTAGTTACCAACACGCAGACAGTAGAAGGCACCGTTGAGGATGCTGTTGTTACGAACCTCAACAACGACGACTCTCCGGAACTATTAGTGTTTATCGCCGACGCAGGCAGTGGCTCCTACGGGCAGCTTCTCGGCTATGAATTCAACGATCAGGGCCGCCGTGCCCTTTCATTACCCGAACTCAGCGGCGCTGCCGCTAAAGGCTACCAAGGCCACGATACCTTCAAGGTCGAAGGCCAAGAGGTGGTCCGTACTTTTCCGATATTCCTTGACGCCGATCCTAACTGCTGCCCGAGTGGTGGACAACGCTCTGTGTTGTACAAGCTGCCAACTGGCAGCACCGTATTTCAGCAGGTCAACTATAGGAATCAAACGCGTTGA
- a CDS encoding DUF427 domain-containing protein — protein sequence MKAIWNNTVVAESNDTVVVENNHYFPADSIKKEFFEDSIAHTSCPWKGRASYYSLRVNGELNKDAAWFYPEPKEAAQQIQGRVAFWKGVQVTA from the coding sequence ATGAAAGCAATTTGGAACAATACCGTCGTGGCCGAAAGCAATGACACCGTAGTGGTTGAAAACAACCATTATTTCCCGGCCGATTCTATCAAGAAAGAATTTTTCGAGGACAGCATCGCGCACACCAGTTGTCCTTGGAAAGGACGGGCCAGCTATTACTCCCTTCGCGTGAATGGCGAGCTAAACAAAGATGCGGCGTGGTTCTACCCCGAGCCCAAAGAAGCTGCCCAGCAGATCCAGGGGCGCGTGGCGTTTTGGAAAGGTGTACAGGTAACGGCCTAG
- a CDS encoding vWA domain-containing protein, whose protein sequence is MSAGFRFLDFVPEESSEKGFDSLFKIFMQLITITSGDVAETLSWLNELDKQYGLTDDDYGMGDFIEDLKKKGYIDEDPQKEGAFNITAKSEQQIRKSSLEEIFGKLKKSGQGNHRTPHTGQGDEQSTDMREFRFGDSLDQISMTESIRNAQLNHGLSDEFMLSEGDLEVRENEHKSQTSTVLMIDISHSMILYGEDRITPAKKVAMALAELVKQKYPKDTLDVLVFGNDAWQIEVKDLPYLQVGPYHTNTVAGLELALDLLRKRKTPNKQIFMITDGKPTCLKEPAGGYYKNSFGLDRKVVNKTLNLAAAARRLKVPITTFMIASDPYLKQFVNEFTEVNQGKAYYSSLKGLGHMIFEDYKRNRRKTL, encoded by the coding sequence ATGTCCGCAGGCTTCCGTTTCCTAGATTTTGTGCCCGAAGAGTCGTCCGAGAAAGGCTTCGACTCTTTGTTTAAGATATTTATGCAACTCATCACCATCACGTCGGGTGATGTAGCCGAAACGCTTTCTTGGCTCAATGAGCTAGACAAGCAGTACGGCCTCACCGACGATGACTACGGGATGGGCGACTTCATCGAAGATCTCAAGAAAAAAGGCTACATCGATGAAGATCCTCAGAAGGAGGGTGCCTTCAACATCACGGCCAAAAGTGAGCAGCAAATTCGCAAAAGCTCGCTCGAAGAAATCTTTGGCAAGCTAAAAAAATCGGGGCAAGGCAACCACCGTACCCCGCACACCGGCCAAGGCGACGAGCAAAGCACCGACATGCGCGAATTCCGGTTTGGCGACTCGCTGGACCAAATTTCCATGACCGAGTCGATCCGCAACGCTCAACTCAATCATGGCTTGTCTGATGAGTTCATGCTTTCGGAAGGCGACTTGGAAGTGCGTGAAAACGAGCACAAGAGCCAAACCAGCACCGTGCTCATGATCGACATTTCGCACTCCATGATTTTGTACGGCGAGGACCGCATCACGCCGGCCAAGAAAGTGGCCATGGCCCTGGCCGAGCTAGTAAAGCAGAAGTACCCCAAAGACACGCTCGACGTGCTGGTATTCGGCAACGATGCTTGGCAGATTGAAGTGAAAGACCTGCCATACCTGCAAGTTGGACCATACCACACCAACACTGTAGCCGGCTTGGAACTGGCATTGGATCTGTTGCGTAAGCGCAAAACGCCAAACAAGCAGATCTTTATGATCACCGACGGTAAGCCAACCTGCTTGAAGGAGCCCGCCGGTGGGTACTACAAAAACAGCTTTGGGTTGGACCGCAAAGTGGTCAACAAAACCCTGAACCTGGCTGCTGCTGCCCGTCGCCTCAAGGTGCCCATCACTACGTTCATGATTGCCTCCGACCCTTATCTGAAGCAATTCGTGAATGAGTTTACGGAGGTCAATCAAGGCAAAGCCTACTATTCTTCACTGAAAGGCTTAGGCCACATGATCTTTGAAGACTACAAGCGCAACCGCCGCAAGACGCTCTAA
- a CDS encoding c-type cytochrome, translated as MALFINVRGVPTYAVPKVPAQEITATPARLAQGEKLAVSMCADCHLDKTSRSLTGGPMADLPPEFGKLYASNITHDPTHGIGRWTDAELIALLRTGIGRDGRYRLVMPKFVHMSDEDINSLVVFLRSNHDWVQPKAVASRPQEPSFLSKALTHTVMKPAPLPAKAIVEPAATSPVALGRYLVTARYLCYDCHSQSFQTNNLLEPEKSEGYLGGGNEFITTNGSTITSRNLTMDLETGLGDWTEEEFTRAVKYGISSRHPVRAPMPRFTLMSDEEAHAIFAYLQTVPQIKRPNRETDGAVAAK; from the coding sequence TTGGCACTGTTCATAAACGTGCGAGGTGTCCCTACATACGCTGTTCCGAAAGTACCGGCTCAGGAAATAACGGCAACGCCAGCGCGCTTGGCACAAGGCGAAAAGCTAGCGGTATCTATGTGCGCCGATTGCCACCTCGACAAAACCAGCCGAAGCCTAACCGGAGGTCCTATGGCTGATTTACCGCCAGAGTTTGGTAAGCTATACGCCTCCAACATCACGCATGACCCCACCCACGGTATCGGCCGCTGGACTGATGCCGAGCTTATTGCTTTGTTACGCACCGGTATCGGGCGCGACGGACGCTACCGCTTAGTGATGCCCAAATTTGTGCATATGTCGGATGAGGACATCAACAGCTTGGTGGTGTTTTTGCGCTCGAATCATGATTGGGTGCAGCCCAAAGCCGTTGCCTCACGCCCGCAAGAACCGTCGTTTCTATCCAAAGCGCTAACGCATACAGTGATGAAGCCCGCTCCCTTACCTGCAAAGGCCATCGTGGAACCCGCGGCTACCAGCCCTGTGGCGCTAGGCCGATATTTGGTTACAGCGCGTTACCTCTGCTACGATTGTCATTCTCAAAGCTTTCAAACCAACAACTTATTGGAGCCTGAAAAATCGGAAGGCTACCTCGGCGGTGGCAACGAGTTCATTACCACTAACGGCAGTACCATCACGTCGCGCAACCTAACCATGGATCTTGAAACTGGCCTTGGCGACTGGACAGAAGAAGAATTTACCCGCGCTGTGAAATACGGAATTTCCTCCCGCCACCCGGTGCGGGCACCTATGCCTCGTTTCACACTAATGAGCGACGAAGAGGCGCACGCTATTTTTGCTTATCTGCAAACCGTACCGCAAATCAAGCGCCCTAATCGGGAAACCGATGGCGCGGTTGCAGCTAAATGA
- a CDS encoding sigma 54-interacting transcriptional regulator: MKQESIRTLGQLRASGYQPRSVKQELRDNLIAKLQSKTEVFPGIYGYEETVIPDLQRAILAGHHINLLGLRGQAKTRIARLLVGLLDEYIPVVEGSELNDDPLQPLSVFAKNLIAEHGDNAPVSWMHRDERYTEKLATPDVSVADLIGDADPIKAATLKLPYSDERVIHFGLIPRAHRGIFVINELPDLQPRIQVSLFNILQEGDIQIRGFKVRLPLDLQFVFTANPEDYTNRGSIVTPLKDRIDAQIITHYPKSIEIGKRITKQEARIKQEQRGLVTTNEIVHDLVEQVAVEARASEFVDAKSGVSARLTISAYEQVVAGAERRALINGEKKTYVRVGDFISAVPAVTGKVELVYEGEQEGAGIVAEKLMGKAIRTLFLNYFPDPDKAKKLKNRISPYKTVQEWFGSGNTVDVLHDASDKDYRAALDQVPGLRDIVKELHPNGDKDATYFLMEFLLHGLAEYSLISRNRLTAGAQFKDLLSSMFTMPSFGEDDDDEDEDERPQRGRRR, encoded by the coding sequence ATGAAACAAGAATCTATTCGTACGCTGGGCCAGCTCCGGGCCAGCGGGTATCAGCCGCGCTCCGTTAAACAAGAACTGCGCGACAATCTGATTGCCAAGCTGCAAAGTAAGACTGAAGTGTTTCCGGGCATCTATGGCTACGAGGAAACCGTTATTCCCGACCTACAACGCGCCATTCTGGCCGGTCACCACATCAACCTACTCGGCTTGCGTGGGCAGGCCAAAACCCGCATTGCTCGTTTGCTGGTAGGTTTGCTCGACGAGTATATCCCGGTCGTGGAAGGCTCAGAGCTCAACGACGACCCGTTGCAGCCGTTATCGGTGTTTGCGAAAAACTTGATAGCCGAGCATGGCGACAACGCGCCCGTGAGCTGGATGCACCGCGACGAGCGCTACACTGAGAAGCTTGCCACTCCCGACGTATCCGTGGCCGACCTTATCGGCGACGCCGACCCTATCAAAGCGGCTACGCTTAAGTTGCCTTACAGCGACGAGCGGGTAATTCACTTCGGCCTGATTCCGCGGGCACACCGTGGCATTTTCGTGATCAACGAACTGCCCGATTTGCAACCCCGCATCCAGGTGTCGCTCTTCAATATTTTGCAGGAAGGCGACATTCAAATTCGCGGTTTCAAGGTGCGGCTACCGCTGGATTTGCAGTTCGTATTCACGGCCAACCCCGAGGACTACACCAACCGTGGTTCCATCGTGACGCCGCTCAAGGACCGTATCGACGCTCAGATCATCACGCACTATCCGAAATCTATCGAAATCGGAAAGCGCATTACCAAGCAAGAGGCTCGCATCAAGCAAGAGCAGCGCGGTTTGGTAACCACCAATGAAATTGTGCACGACTTGGTGGAGCAAGTGGCCGTTGAAGCGCGTGCCTCCGAGTTTGTAGACGCCAAGAGTGGTGTATCAGCCCGTCTTACCATCTCAGCCTACGAGCAAGTGGTGGCCGGCGCTGAGCGGCGTGCCCTTATCAATGGCGAGAAAAAAACGTACGTACGTGTAGGTGACTTTATTTCGGCTGTGCCTGCTGTAACCGGTAAGGTCGAACTGGTATATGAAGGCGAGCAGGAGGGAGCTGGCATCGTGGCTGAAAAGCTAATGGGCAAAGCCATCCGTACGTTGTTCCTGAACTACTTCCCTGACCCCGACAAAGCCAAGAAGCTGAAGAACCGCATCAGCCCTTACAAAACGGTGCAGGAGTGGTTTGGTAGTGGCAACACTGTTGATGTTTTGCACGATGCCTCGGACAAGGACTACCGCGCCGCCCTCGACCAAGTGCCCGGTTTGCGCGACATTGTGAAGGAGTTGCACCCCAATGGAGACAAGGACGCCACCTATTTCCTGATGGAGTTCCTGCTCCACGGCTTAGCTGAGTACAGCTTGATTTCTCGCAACCGCCTAACCGCCGGTGCGCAGTTCAAGGACCTGCTTTCCTCGATGTTCACCATGCCGAGCTTCGGCGAGGATGACGACGATGAGGACGAAGACGAGCGCCCACAGCGCGGCCGGAGACGGTAG
- a CDS encoding peptidylprolyl isomerase: protein MKTAEIHTNRGVMKVEFYEQDAPNTVKNFTDLAKKGFYDGLKFHRVIPNFVIQGGCPNSREGSKGMAGTGGPGYKIDCELTGDHQYHERGALSMAHAGRNTGGSQFFIVHDRQNTAHLDRNHTVFGKVVEGLEVIDAIRPNDDIQKIVVSEE, encoded by the coding sequence ATGAAAACTGCCGAAATCCACACCAACCGTGGTGTGATGAAAGTGGAGTTCTACGAGCAAGACGCTCCTAACACCGTAAAAAACTTCACCGACTTGGCTAAGAAAGGCTTCTACGATGGCCTGAAGTTTCACCGTGTTATTCCCAACTTCGTGATTCAGGGCGGCTGTCCTAACTCGCGCGAAGGATCTAAAGGCATGGCTGGCACCGGTGGCCCCGGTTACAAAATCGACTGCGAGCTAACCGGCGACCACCAGTACCACGAGCGCGGCGCATTGAGCATGGCGCACGCTGGCCGTAACACGGGTGGCAGCCAGTTCTTCATCGTCCACGACCGCCAGAATACGGCTCACCTCGACCGCAACCACACCGTATTCGGTAAAGTGGTGGAAGGCTTGGAAGTGATTGACGCTATCCGCCCAAACGACGACATTCAGAAAATCGTGGTAAGCGAAGAGTAG
- a CDS encoding fasciclin domain-containing protein: MTNSLRTASLGLLSASLLTFGLSSCGDNKTAETATSTTPDTATTVDSAALMSDSARMAKPGGVVVDGVPMTPDKTIVQNAVQASSVTTLVKAVQAAGLDGTLSGAGPFTVFAPNNAAFDKLPKGALDGLLKPESKEKLKGVLTYHVIAGRLLAQDLRDGQQLTTVNGQKLTISVKDGKVMVSNGTDAPPPCKPPTSYPAMALHTSSTVWCCRKRNSLFCV, translated from the coding sequence ATGACGAATTCTCTGCGCACTGCTTCTTTGGGGTTGCTGTCGGCGAGCCTGCTTACGTTTGGCCTCAGCAGCTGTGGCGACAACAAAACTGCGGAAACTGCCACTTCTACCACGCCCGATACCGCCACCACCGTTGATTCGGCGGCTTTGATGTCGGATTCGGCGCGCATGGCTAAGCCCGGAGGCGTAGTGGTGGACGGCGTGCCCATGACCCCAGACAAAACCATCGTGCAGAATGCCGTGCAAGCCAGCAGCGTAACTACCCTAGTGAAGGCTGTGCAAGCCGCTGGCCTCGATGGTACGCTGAGCGGTGCAGGGCCGTTTACGGTCTTTGCACCCAACAACGCTGCCTTCGACAAGCTGCCCAAAGGCGCCCTTGATGGCTTGCTCAAGCCAGAAAGCAAAGAGAAGCTGAAAGGCGTGCTCACTTATCACGTTATTGCGGGCCGCTTGTTGGCGCAAGATCTTAGAGACGGTCAGCAACTTACAACTGTAAACGGGCAGAAACTGACCATTAGCGTGAAGGATGGCAAAGTAATGGTAAGCAACGGCACCGATGCCCCGCCGCCGTGCAAACCCCCGACGTCATATCCAGCAATGGCGTTACACACATCATCGACGGTGTGGTGTTGCCGAAAGAGGAATAGCTTGTTTTGCGTTTAA